The Neurospora crassa OR74A linkage group IV, whole genome shotgun sequence genome has a segment encoding these proteins:
- a CDS encoding pentatricopeptide repeat protein, which produces MPSVYSTVFQNVIRSGFSKSFTHGYAQSFVAATHHNVLNPQNRPSFARRSSTRLGGRLSTLGLQDAFRTSSNLNAGGSVEPRHDNKTTVLPSNAGLLDAYYEHLQKSQAAQEAGEEHDQEWVQFQFPKLIEWKPSATSILAQGDANTLALAADGVAKLDDGVSRVPPEAEAALAHINARIEEEIEVRKQLEAVEEELESLRATSPALAEKLEEEIRSRSRTPSIHLRTPASVARIATPPLDAQSISYAVHLTKLSEAARYAEIPAVFEGMLLANIQPTATAYNALLMAAIHLPSEKSEIVSKALDVYADMLKRKVSPDSDTYNILVGLLASRSLEVFASKSLLQDKRLRFGGMDEPGKFMFASHELEYAILCEDDRLDLALKLFQASVKSDKAVYSSETYHQLISACAQSGRVSDMLHLFEHLEANRVTPFAATFPAMITAFANAGDLISAVECYNEYRNLAIANDNGEPTLQDRLDSQVYAAVINAYVVSDKLEGAMKFYKKIVEEYEASAADIKDAIISGGFVKGFLDRGIYEEALRWAQSVEQDARGRVMSQVATAAADYGYKNVAITAFSNIASHDEAANSAIALLAMSVRQADVASAARYWAALSHPEVKATSSFIEPTAMFAIALIGSGQVVEGLTEAEHMFHRIRTSATAETKPQVTDEIEEAAEFIHGFMAARGVTDPRLLPSPASYAPQSFPASPHPATPTASAFEDTFDPYAHSTDFKGSALISEDLESNGRKGPKLNDALTRFRNMRRVGRHPRYVTYAKLISAAARDGNMDLCFDILAMARTDVPLLPQYAVVRYGWSSILDAMVGACLTLGDRVGAEQYHQELLAMGSTPSANTFGLYITTLKESTKTFDEASEAVKIFHRAKIEGVEPSSFLYNALIGKLGKARRIDDCLFYFNEMRKMGIKPTSVTYGTIVNALCRVSDEKFAEELFDEMEAMPNYKARPAPYNSMMQFFLTTKRDKTKVLEYFERMKAKGISPTSHTFKLLVDTHATLDPVDMTAAESVLDMIRASGQHPEPVHYASLIHARGCVLHDMEGARKVFDSVINDVSIAPSPCLFQALFEAMVANHHITGTEPMLAEMRARRIEMTPYIANTLIHGWAADKNIAKAKEIYAAVGREKREPSTYEAMTRAFLAVEERESAKGVVSEMLGRGYPSAVVNKVLELLGGGNAEEASA; this is translated from the coding sequence TCAGGAATGGGTTCAGTTCCAGTTCCCGAAGCTGATCGAGTGGAAGCCTTCCGCCACTTCGATCCTCGCCCAGGGAGACGCAAATACACTCGCTTTGGCTGCTGATGGGGTTGCCAAACTTGATGATGGCGTCTCCCGCGTTCCGCCAGAGGCTGAGGCCGCCCTCGCTCACATCAACGCTAGAatcgaggaggagatcgagGTTCGGAAGCAGCTAGAGgctgtcgaggaggagctcgagTCCCTTCGGGCCACATCGCCCGCCCTTGCCGAAAAGCTGGAGGAAGAGATTCGATCCCGATCACGCACTCCGTCCATCCACCTGCGCACCCCTGCCAGCGTTGCTCGGATTgccactcctcctcttgaCGCTCAGTCTATCAGCTACGCCGTCCACCTTACCAAACTCTCCGAGGCTGCCCGCTATGCCGAGATTCCCGCCGTGTTCGAGGGCATGCTGCTTGCTAACATCCAGCCTACTGCAACCGCCTACAATGCTCTTCTCATGGCCGCTATCCACCTCCCCTCGGAGAAATCCGAGATTGTCTCCAAGGCCCTGGACGTCTACGCTGATATGCTTAAGCGCAAGGTGTCTCCTGACAGTGATACCTACAACATCCTCGTCGGTTTGCTTGCCTCTCGTTCGCTCGAGGTCTTTGCTTCCAAGAGTCTTCTTCAGGATAAGCGTCTCCGCTTTGGTGGCATGGACGAGCCTGGCAAGTTCATGTTTGCCTCGCATGAGCTCGAGTATGCTATTCTTTGCGAGGATGATCGTCTGGACTTGGCCTTGAAGCTCTTCCAGGCTTCCGTCAAGTCTGACAAGGCCGTCTACTCTTCTGAGACCTACCACCAGCTTATCTCTGCTTGTGCTCAGTCTGGACGAGTCTCGGATATGCTTCACCTCTTTGAGCATCTGGAGGCGAACCGGGTGACTCCGTTCGCTGCCACCTTCCCTGCTATGATCACGGCATTCGCCAACGCGGGTGATTTGATCAGTGCCGTCGAGTGCTACAACGAGTACCGCAacctcgccatcgccaacgaCAACGGCGAGCCCACTCTTCAAGATCGCCTCGACTCTCAGGTTTACGCTGCAGTGATCAATGCTTACGTCGTCTCCGACAAGCTTGAGGGTGCCATGAAGTTCTACAAGAAGATTGTCGAGGAGTACGAAGCCAGCGCTGCGGATATCAAGGACGCCATAATCAGCGGTGGTTTTGTCAAGGGATTCCTCGACCGCGGTATCTATGAGGAAGCACTCCGCTGGGCTCAGAGCGTGGAACAGGATGCCAGGGGCCGTGTCATGAGCCAGGTCgccactgccgccgccgattaTGGATATAAGAACGTCGCCATCACTGCCTTCTCCAACATTGCCTCTCACGACGAGGCTGCCAATTCCGCCATTGCTTTGCTTGCCATGAGCGTGCGCCAAGCCGATGTTGCCAGTGCTGCCAGATACTGGGCCGCTCTTAGCCATCCCGAGGTCAAGGCCACTTCGTCTTTCATTGAGCCCACCGCCATGTTTGCTATCGCTCTCATTGGCTCCGGCCAGGTTGTCGAAGGCTTGACTGAAGCTGAGCACATGTTCCACCGCATCCGCACGAGTGCTACCGCCGAGACCAAGCCACAAGTGACTGATGAGATCGAGGAGGCTGCCGAATTCATTCACGGATTCATGGCCGCCCGTGGTGTCACTGACCCCCGTTTGCTTCCCTCGCCTGCTTCGTACGCTCCTCAGTCTTTTCCCGCTTCCCCGCACCCGGCTACCCCGACTGCGTCTGCTTTCGAGGATACCTTCGACCCCTATGCCCACAGCACCGACTTCAAGGGATCCGCGCTCATCTCTGAGGACCTTGAAAGCAATGGTCGCAAGGGCCCCAAGTTGAACGATGCTCTCACTCGCTTCCGGAACATGCGCCGCGTTGGTCGCCATCCTCGCTACGTCACCTATGCCAAGCTTATCTCCGCCGCTGCCCGTGACGGCAACATGGATCTTTGTTTCGATATCCTCGCCATGGCTCGCACTGACGTCCCGCTTCTCCCTCAGTATGCTGTCGTTCGTTACGGTTGGTCTTCGATTCTGGATGCCATGGTTGGTGCCTGCCTCACCTTGGGTGACAGGGTCGGGGCCGAGCAGTACCACCAAGAGCTGCTCGCCATGGGCTCTACTCCCTCTGCCAACACCTTTGGTCTCTACATCACTACCCTGAAAGAGTCCACCAAGACTTTCGATGAGGCTTCTGAAGCTGTCAAGATCTTCCACAGGGCCAAGATTGAGGGTGTCGAGCCTAGCTCATTCCTCTACAATGCGCTTATCGGCAAGCTCGGCAAGGCTCGTCGCATCGATGACTGCCTCTTCTACTTCAACGAGATGCGCAAGATGGGTATCAAGCCTACCTCGGTCACCTACGGAACCATTGTCAACGCTCTCTGCCGCGTCAGCGACGAGAAGTTTGCCGAGGAGCTTTTCGACGAGATGGAGGCCATGCCCAACTACAAGGCCCGCCCCGCCCCTTACAACAGCATGATGCAGTTCTTCCTGACCACCAAGCGCGACAAGACCAAGGTCCTCGAGTACTTCGAGCGCATGAAGGCCAAAGGCATCTCCCCCACCTCGCACACCTTCAAGCTCCTCGTCGACACCCACGCCACCCTCGACCCCGTTGACATGACCGCCGCCGAATCCGTCCTCGACATGATCCGCGCCTCTGGCCAGCACCCCGAGCCCGTTCACTACGCTTCCCTCATCCACGCCCGCGGCTGCGTCCTACACGACATGGAAGGCGCCCGCAAGGTGTTTGACTCGGTCATCAACGACGTCTCCATCGCTCCATCTCCTTGTCTCTTCCAGGCTCTATTTGAGGCCATGGTCGCCAATCACCACATCACCGGCACAGAGCCCATGCTCGCCGAGATGCGCGCTAGGCGCATCGAGATGACTCCGTACATTGCCAATACCCTCATCCACGGGTGGGCCGCTGACAAGAACATCGCTAAGGCTAAGGAGATTTATGCGGCCGTTGGTCGCGAGAAGAGGGAGCCTAGCACTTACGAGGCCATGACTCGCGCGTTCCTTGCTGTTGAGGAGCGTGAGAGTGCCAAGGGTGTCGTGAGCGAGATGCTCGGTCGGGGGTACCCCAGTGCTGTTGTCAACAAGGTGCTGGAGTTGCTTGGTGGCGGCAATGCTGAGGAGGCTTCTGCGTGA
- a CDS encoding translation machinery-associated protein 20, producing MFKKDITPSPKQKLKSSIQRNLRQSLLTTYPLLTPHIDDIIPKKASLEQIKLPDRVSLYVIDGTTPLFFQADTPSQQNTIVPHLKLVHRFPQCFPTIRIDRGAIRFVLSGATLMAPGLTSKGGRLPQPHERPPREKSAAEAENDEIEVPNEGADEEGHWSRELEKGEPVVVLAEGKEEACAVGVLVAGTKEIKEKGKGPVIEEAHFLGDGLWRMALD from the exons ATGTTCAAGAAGGA CATCACCCCCTCGCCCAAACAAAAGCTCAAATCCTCGATCCAGCGCAACTTGCGCCAGTCGCTGCTGACCACCTACCCGCTCCTGACCCCTCACATCGACGACATCATCCCCAAGAAGGCCTCGCTCGAGCAGATCAAGCTTCCCGACCGCGTGTCGCTGTACGTCATTGATGGAACCACCCCGCTCTTCTTCCAGGCCGACACGCCCTCGCAACAAAACACCATTGTGCCCCACCTCAAGCTCGTCCACCGCTTCCCGCAATGCTTCCCCACCATCAGGATAGATCGCGGCGCCATCCGCTTCGTTTTGAGTGGCGCCACCCTGATGGCCCCCGGCCTGACGAGCAAGGGCGGCCGCCTGCCGCAGCCGCATGAGAGGCCGCCGAGGGAGAAGAGCGctgccgaggccgagaacGACGAGATCGAGGTGCCCAATGAGGGCGCTGATGAGGAAGGACACTGGAGTCGTGAGCTGGAGAAGGGCGAACCTGTTGTCGTCCTGGCTgagggcaaggaggaggcttGCGCCGTTGGAGTGCTGGTTGCGGGGACcaaggagatcaaggagaagggcaagggccCGGTGATCGAGGAGGCGCATTTCCTTGGTGACGGTCTCTGGAGGATGGCGCTGGATTAA